The Coffea arabica cultivar ET-39 chromosome 9e, Coffea Arabica ET-39 HiFi, whole genome shotgun sequence genome has a window encoding:
- the LOC140014676 gene encoding uncharacterized protein produces the protein MARFQASSFTADQVIFQIERFLGQIGRGVSAFYNFLLGDWDCLWTGFARARYRKTQIDLMSWRRPSRGWLKLNSDASMVHGRASRGGVLQDHGGKVFFAYYKEFGKQDVLSAEAMSLLEGLKLCANQGYSSLVVESDSRVLVNMVCFGALSKWPLCNLLREIRHWLEKLNGSLHHMYREANSVTDTLASLQLRF, from the coding sequence ATGGCTAGGTTTCAAGCAAGCTCCTTCACTGCAGATCAAGTGATATTTCAAATTGAGCGGTTTTTGGGTCAAATAGGTCGAGGGGTCTCTGCTTTCTACAATTTCTTATTAGGTGATTGGGATTGCCTATGGACGGGGTTCGCTCGTGCCCGATATCGGAAAACACAGATTGACTTAATGTCTTGGCGTCGACCTTCAAGGGGATGGCTAAAGTTGAACTCTGATGCTAGCATGGTGCATGGCAGGGCGTCTAGAGGAGGGGTCTTGCAAGATCATGGTGGAAAAGTCTTTTTCGCTTATTACAAGGAGTTTGGGAAGCAAGATGTTTTGTCGGCGGAGGCAATGTCTTTGCTGGAAGGGCTGAAGTTATGTGCTAATCAGGGGTATAGCTCTTTAGTTGTGGAATCGGATTCAAGGGTGTTGGTTAATATGGTTTGTTTTGGTGCTCTGTCTAAATGGCCTTTGTGTAATTTGCTGAGAGAGATTCGACATTGGCTTGAAAAGCTGAATGGATCGCTACATCATATGTATAGGGAAGCTAACTCGGTGACAGATACCTTAGCTTCTTTGCAACTGAGGTTCTAG